The Gouania willdenowi chromosome 3, fGouWil2.1, whole genome shotgun sequence genome includes a region encoding these proteins:
- the mindy2 gene encoding ubiquitin carboxyl-terminal hydrolase MINDY-2 isoform X1, with amino-acid sequence MEKNADLLRDADGSSLCATITGGMSEPAAVGGVKGTVDKCTNSEPPLSTLVNVSCNISSTDASAPSADNAMPSAGKPDVAERIEVLPFQGDQMEDTEASRSWSGSEDHVTNGMGPNSSLIAGDSQGGAAKLVNNKNDGLSSPSAKESSHVSTEGLACGENEPSKPVKPTLLCSNNVITASAKTTGDRTLSEGLPSTSDPDPSLGAESRSIYSLESFSNLNSCPSSDLNSEELEDRGLALALQSEYGAEGAKTTCAKERAAGQSIYHIKWIKWREENTPIITQNENGPCPLLAIMNVLLLAWKVKMPPMMEIITAEQLMEYLGDYILETKPKEISEAQRLNYEQNMSDAMAVLHKLQTGLDVNVKFTGVRVFEYTPECIVFDLLDIPLYHGWLVDPQMHDIVKAVGNCSYNQLVEKIISCKQSDNSELAGEGIVAEQFLSSTATQLTYHGLCELTSTVQEGELCVFFRNNHFSTMIKYKGQLYHLVTDQGFLTEEKVVWESLHNVDGDGNFCDSEFRLRPPSDPETVYRGQQDQIDQDYMMALSLQQEQQNQDLQWQQLPEGISDLELAKKLQEEEDRRASQYYQEQEQEQAAAAAAQQGQQDAGEADRERGAGAAAGGAGTAAAAGATPSPGKQSSSGDRKAKRESKDKDKCVIL; translated from the exons atggagaaaaatgccGATCTGCTTCGAGACGCAGACGGGAGCTCTTTGTGTGCCACGATAACGGGAGGTATGAGTGAGCCAGCTGCTGTCGGTGGTGTGAAAGGGACAGTCGACAAATGCACGAATAGTGAGCCTCCTCTCAGTACTTTGGTTAATGTTAGTTGTAATATTAGCAGCACCGATGCGAGTGCTCCGAGTGCCGATAATGCCATGCCCAGTGCTGGGAAGCCCGACGTCGCTGAAAGGATCGAAGTCCTTCCCTTCCAGGGGGATCAGATGGAAGACACCGAGGCGAGCAGGTCGTGGTCCGGGTCCGAGGATCATGTCACTAACGGGATGGGACCTAACTCGTCGCTGATTGCAGGAGACAGCCAGGGTGGTGCCGCAAAGTtagtaaacaacaaaaacgacGGCCTGTCGTCGCCTTCCGCTAAAGAAAGCTCACATGTGTCCACTGAGGGTTTGGCATGTGGAGAAAATGAGCCGAGTAAACCTGTCAAACCTACTCTGCTGTGTTCGAACAATGTCATCACAGCCAGCGCCAAGACGACTGGGGATCGCACCTTGTCGGAGGGATTACCGAGTACGAGTGACCCCGATCCCAGCCTCGGCGCAGAGTCTCGGAGTATATACTCACTGGAGTCCTTCTCCAATCTCAACTCCTGCCCCAGCTCCGACCTGAACAGCGAGGAGCTGGAAGACAGAGGGCTGGCTTTAGCCCTTCAGAGCGAGTACGGGGCGGAAGGGGCAAAGACTACGTGTGCCAAGGAGCGGGCCGCCGGCCAGTCAATTTACCACATTAAGTGGATCAAATGGAGGGAGGAGAACACGCCTATCATCACCCAGAACGAAAACGGCCCCTGCCCATTACTGGCAATCATGAATGTGCTTCTGCTTGCATGGAAG GTTAAGATGCCTCCTATGATGGAAATTATTACTGCTGAGCAACTAATGGAGTACCTCG GTGACTACATACTGGAAACTAAGCCTAAAGAGATATCAGAGGCTCAGCGGCTAAACTACGAGCAG AACATGAGTGATGCCATGGCGGTGTTACACAAGCTGCAGACTGGTCTGGATGTAAACGTGAAGTTTACTGGTGTGCGAGTATTTGAGTACACTCCAGAATGCATTGTGTTTGATTTACTGGACATCCCCCTGTACCACGGCTGGCTGGTTGACCCCCAG ATGCATGACATTGTCAAGGCAGTGGGCAACTGCAGCTACAACCAGCTGGTGGAGAAGATAATTTCCTGTAAACAGTCAGACAACAGCGAGCTGGCAGGGGAAG GCATTGTAGCAGAGCAGTTTCTGAGCAGCACTGCTACTCAGCTGACTTATCATGGTTTATGTGAGCTCACATCCACTGTGCAGGAAGGTGAGCTCTGCGTATTCTTCAGGAACAACCACTTCAGCACTATGATCAAATACAAG GGCCAACTGTACCACCTGGTTACAGACCAGGGCTTCCTGACGGAAGAGAAAGTTGTCTGGGAGAGTCTGCACAATGTTGACGGAGATGGTAACTTCTGTGACTCAGAGTTCCGGTTGCGGCCTCCTTCAGATCCAGAGACGGTGTACCGCGGCCAGCAAGACCAGATAGACCAG GACTATATGATGGCACTGTCACTGCAGCAGGAGCAACAAAACCAGGACCTGCAGTGGCAGCAGCTGCCTGAAGGCATCAGTGACCTGGAGCTGGCTAAGAAGcttcaggaggaggaggaccgACGAGCGTCCCAGTACTACCAGGAACAAGAGCAGGAGCAGGCGGCGGCTGCAGCAGCACAG CAGGGGCAGCAGGACGCAGGCGAGGCAGACCGAGAAAGAGGAGCTGGAGCAGCAGCTGGTGGGGCTGggacggcagcagcagcaggagccaCGCCCAGTCCAGGAAAACAATCTTCGAGCGGAGACCGCAAAGCAAAGAGAGAATCGAAGGATAAAGacaaatgtgttattttgtaa
- the mindy2 gene encoding ubiquitin carboxyl-terminal hydrolase MINDY-2 isoform X2 has translation MEKNADLLRDADGSSLCATITGGMSEPAAVGGVKGTVDKCTNSEPPLSTLVNVSCNISSTDASAPSADNAMPSAGKPDVAERIEVLPFQGDQMEDTEASRSWSGSEDHVTNGMGPNSSLIAGDSQGGAAKLVNNKNDGLSSPSAKESSHVSTEGLACGENEPSKPVKPTLLCSNNVITASAKTTGDRTLSEGLPSTSDPDPSLGAESRSIYSLESFSNLNSCPSSDLNSEELEDRGLALALQSEYGAEGAKTTCAKERAAGQSIYHIKWIKWREENTPIITQNENGPCPLLAIMNVLLLAWKVKMPPMMEIITAEQLMEYLGDYILETKPKEISEAQRLNYEQNMSDAMAVLHKLQTGLDVNVKFTGVRVFEYTPECIVFDLLDIPLYHGWLVDPQMHDIVKAVGNCSYNQLVEKIISCKQSDNSELAGEGIVAEQFLSSTATQLTYHGLCELTSTVQEGELCVFFRNNHFSTMIKYKGQLYHLVTDQGFLTEEKVVWESLHNVDGDGNFCDSEFRLRPPSDPETVYRGQQDQIDQDYMMALSLQQEQQNQDLQWQQLPEGISDLELAKKLQEEEDRRASQYYQEQEQEQAAAAAAQGQQDAGEADRERGAGAAAGGAGTAAAAGATPSPGKQSSSGDRKAKRESKDKDKCVIL, from the exons atggagaaaaatgccGATCTGCTTCGAGACGCAGACGGGAGCTCTTTGTGTGCCACGATAACGGGAGGTATGAGTGAGCCAGCTGCTGTCGGTGGTGTGAAAGGGACAGTCGACAAATGCACGAATAGTGAGCCTCCTCTCAGTACTTTGGTTAATGTTAGTTGTAATATTAGCAGCACCGATGCGAGTGCTCCGAGTGCCGATAATGCCATGCCCAGTGCTGGGAAGCCCGACGTCGCTGAAAGGATCGAAGTCCTTCCCTTCCAGGGGGATCAGATGGAAGACACCGAGGCGAGCAGGTCGTGGTCCGGGTCCGAGGATCATGTCACTAACGGGATGGGACCTAACTCGTCGCTGATTGCAGGAGACAGCCAGGGTGGTGCCGCAAAGTtagtaaacaacaaaaacgacGGCCTGTCGTCGCCTTCCGCTAAAGAAAGCTCACATGTGTCCACTGAGGGTTTGGCATGTGGAGAAAATGAGCCGAGTAAACCTGTCAAACCTACTCTGCTGTGTTCGAACAATGTCATCACAGCCAGCGCCAAGACGACTGGGGATCGCACCTTGTCGGAGGGATTACCGAGTACGAGTGACCCCGATCCCAGCCTCGGCGCAGAGTCTCGGAGTATATACTCACTGGAGTCCTTCTCCAATCTCAACTCCTGCCCCAGCTCCGACCTGAACAGCGAGGAGCTGGAAGACAGAGGGCTGGCTTTAGCCCTTCAGAGCGAGTACGGGGCGGAAGGGGCAAAGACTACGTGTGCCAAGGAGCGGGCCGCCGGCCAGTCAATTTACCACATTAAGTGGATCAAATGGAGGGAGGAGAACACGCCTATCATCACCCAGAACGAAAACGGCCCCTGCCCATTACTGGCAATCATGAATGTGCTTCTGCTTGCATGGAAG GTTAAGATGCCTCCTATGATGGAAATTATTACTGCTGAGCAACTAATGGAGTACCTCG GTGACTACATACTGGAAACTAAGCCTAAAGAGATATCAGAGGCTCAGCGGCTAAACTACGAGCAG AACATGAGTGATGCCATGGCGGTGTTACACAAGCTGCAGACTGGTCTGGATGTAAACGTGAAGTTTACTGGTGTGCGAGTATTTGAGTACACTCCAGAATGCATTGTGTTTGATTTACTGGACATCCCCCTGTACCACGGCTGGCTGGTTGACCCCCAG ATGCATGACATTGTCAAGGCAGTGGGCAACTGCAGCTACAACCAGCTGGTGGAGAAGATAATTTCCTGTAAACAGTCAGACAACAGCGAGCTGGCAGGGGAAG GCATTGTAGCAGAGCAGTTTCTGAGCAGCACTGCTACTCAGCTGACTTATCATGGTTTATGTGAGCTCACATCCACTGTGCAGGAAGGTGAGCTCTGCGTATTCTTCAGGAACAACCACTTCAGCACTATGATCAAATACAAG GGCCAACTGTACCACCTGGTTACAGACCAGGGCTTCCTGACGGAAGAGAAAGTTGTCTGGGAGAGTCTGCACAATGTTGACGGAGATGGTAACTTCTGTGACTCAGAGTTCCGGTTGCGGCCTCCTTCAGATCCAGAGACGGTGTACCGCGGCCAGCAAGACCAGATAGACCAG GACTATATGATGGCACTGTCACTGCAGCAGGAGCAACAAAACCAGGACCTGCAGTGGCAGCAGCTGCCTGAAGGCATCAGTGACCTGGAGCTGGCTAAGAAGcttcaggaggaggaggaccgACGAGCGTCCCAGTACTACCAGGAACAAGAGCAGGAGCAGGCGGCGGCTGCAGCAGCACAG GGGCAGCAGGACGCAGGCGAGGCAGACCGAGAAAGAGGAGCTGGAGCAGCAGCTGGTGGGGCTGggacggcagcagcagcaggagccaCGCCCAGTCCAGGAAAACAATCTTCGAGCGGAGACCGCAAAGCAAAGAGAGAATCGAAGGATAAAGacaaatgtgttattttgtaa